A region from the Leeia speluncae genome encodes:
- the rimP gene encoding ribosome maturation factor RimP: MDVRQLIESTLSGMGYELVDMQATPRGGMQLFIDRLDHSSGGVTIDDCVKVSNHLSNLFLVENVSYERLEVSSPGLDRLLNKPTDFERFAGKKIKVKLRVAVENHKKVVGYLQGLKDDVLTVTVDGKDWNLPMQQVDKVRLEPDF, from the coding sequence ATGGACGTTCGTCAATTGATTGAAAGCACCCTGTCTGGAATGGGGTACGAGCTTGTAGATATGCAGGCAACGCCACGCGGTGGCATGCAACTGTTCATTGATCGCCTAGATCATTCATCAGGCGGCGTGACAATTGACGACTGTGTAAAGGTAAGTAACCACCTTAGCAATTTGTTCTTAGTTGAAAACGTTAGCTATGAACGCCTAGAGGTGTCTTCTCCTGGCTTGGATCGTCTTTTAAATAAACCAACAGACTTTGAACGGTTTGCTGGCAAAAAAATTAAGGTCAAGTTGCGAGTGGCGGTAGAAAACCACAAAAAAGTGGTTGGTTACTTACAAGGTCTTAAAGACGATGTGTTAACGGTGACTGTGGATGGCAAAGATTGGAATTTGCCAATGCAGCAAGTTGACAAGGTACGTCTAGAACCAGACTTCTAA
- the nusA gene encoding transcription termination factor NusA, which translates to MSREILLLVDALAREKNVGKEVVFGALEYALASATKKRYEEDIDVRVEIDRHTGEYKSFRRWEIVERDVFEFPSKQMMPHEIEEDYPELTLALGDYLEEPLEAIEFGRIGAQTAKQVILQRIRDAEREQLLEDFLARKEHLVNGVIKRMDRNGAIVEAGKLEALLPRDQMIPKENLRVGDRVRAFLAKIERTNRGPQIQLSRTAPQFITKLFELEVPEIEEGLIELKGAARDPGVRAKIAVKSNDPRIDPQGTCIGMRGSRVTAVTNELAGERVDIILWSSDAAGFVVNALAPAEISRIAVDEEAHSMDVVVSEDQLAIAIGRGGQNVRLASELTGWQINIMTVDQAEEKHQAEFAAIRQLFIEALDVDEEVADVLVQEGFSTLEEVAYVPLAEMLEIDAFDEETVNELRSRARNSLLTRAIASEEQLEAGAVGLQEVEGVDSDIAHKLVEKGIQTRDDLAELAVDELVEITGIDEEKAKALILKAREHWFN; encoded by the coding sequence ATGAGTCGTGAAATTCTGTTGCTGGTCGATGCGCTGGCGCGGGAAAAGAATGTCGGTAAAGAAGTTGTGTTTGGTGCACTAGAATATGCGCTGGCTTCTGCAACCAAAAAGCGCTACGAAGAAGATATCGACGTGCGTGTCGAAATTGATCGCCACACTGGCGAATACAAGAGCTTCCGTCGCTGGGAAATTGTAGAACGTGATGTGTTCGAATTTCCAAGTAAGCAGATGATGCCGCACGAAATTGAAGAAGATTACCCAGAGCTAACATTGGCACTAGGTGATTATCTTGAAGAGCCACTAGAAGCGATCGAGTTCGGTCGTATTGGTGCGCAAACTGCTAAGCAAGTGATTTTGCAGCGCATTCGTGATGCTGAACGTGAACAGTTGCTAGAAGACTTCTTGGCACGTAAAGAGCATTTGGTGAACGGCGTGATCAAGCGTATGGACCGTAATGGTGCCATCGTTGAAGCCGGTAAACTAGAAGCACTGTTACCTCGCGATCAAATGATCCCGAAAGAGAACTTGCGTGTTGGTGACCGTGTTCGTGCTTTCTTGGCAAAAATCGAGCGTACTAATCGCGGTCCTCAAATTCAATTGTCTCGTACCGCACCTCAATTCATTACTAAGTTGTTTGAATTAGAAGTGCCAGAAATTGAAGAAGGTCTGATCGAGTTAAAAGGTGCTGCTCGTGACCCTGGTGTACGTGCAAAGATTGCTGTGAAAAGCAATGATCCACGTATTGACCCACAAGGTACATGTATCGGTATGCGTGGTAGCCGTGTTACAGCTGTAACAAATGAGCTAGCAGGTGAGCGTGTCGACATTATCTTGTGGTCTAGCGATGCAGCTGGTTTTGTGGTGAACGCCTTGGCGCCTGCAGAAATTAGCCGTATTGCCGTGGATGAAGAAGCGCACAGCATGGATGTAGTGGTCAGCGAAGATCAATTAGCAATTGCGATTGGTCGTGGCGGTCAGAACGTTCGCTTAGCTTCAGAACTAACTGGCTGGCAAATCAACATCATGACCGTTGATCAGGCAGAAGAAAAACATCAAGCAGAATTTGCTGCGATTCGCCAATTGTTCATCGAAGCACTAGATGTCGATGAAGAAGTGGCGGATGTGCTGGTGCAGGAAGGCTTCTCTACACTAGAAGAAGTTGCCTATGTGCCATTGGCTGAAATGCTTGAAATTGATGCGTTTGATGAAGAAACCGTCAATGAACTACGTAGCCGTGCTCGCAACTCATTGTTAACCCGTGCCATTGCTAGCGAAGAACAGCTAGAAGCTGGTGCAGTTGGTTTGCAAGAAGTTGAAGGCGTGGATAGTGATATCGCCCACAAGTTGGTCGAAAAAGGTATTCAAACCCGTGATGATCTGGCCGAGTTGGCAGTTGATGAACTGGTAGAAATTACTGGCATTGACGAGGAAAAGGCAAAAGCCCTGATCCTAAAGGCGCGTGAGCACTGGTTTAATTAA
- the infB gene encoding translation initiation factor IF-2 encodes MSISNVAQFADELKLKPELLLDQLKAAGVNKSSIKDELSEHDKSRLLDYLRRQHGAGDASKKITLTRRQTSEIRQSDGSGRARTIQVEVKKKRVFEKREAVVESAVEAAAEEALNDAAEVAEELSTEVVAEVAEVVEAVVEVPVAVEEPAPEVVEVAAEPVVEEVVVATPEPVVEAEPVVEAVAPQVEEVVEAPPVVVAEETDTRARPQGTLHVKHSILTPEEVASREAEAKRQQELRARQDADRLARLEREERIKRAQAAQQEAANAPKVEQAKGNKDAKPGAKPAKPATPQKPAAAVQAMVDKKDNKRGGRDDREGDGGKKRGGLKVRGATDGGTGDWRTKKGGKNRHQADVQQFQAPTEPIVRDIAVPETITVAELAHKMAVKAAEVIKTMMKMGSMVTINQVLDQETAMIVVEEMGHVAKAAKLDDPESLLEATDGNQQEFAKSHRAPVVTVMGHVDHGKTSLLDHIRRAKVASGEAGGITQHIGAYHVETERGMISFLDTPGHEAFTAMRARGAKVTDLVVLVVAADDGVMPQTIEAIHHAKAANVPIVVAVNKIDKAEANAERIRQELTQHEVVPEDWGGDSMFVDVSAKTGLGIDNLLEAILLQAEVLELTASPEAPAKGIIIEARLDKGRGSVATMLVTDGTLRRGDIVLAGGVYGRVRAMLDENGKQINEAGPSIPVEILGLSEVPNAGEDAMVLADERKAREIALFRQGKFRDVKLAKQQAAKLENMFEQMAEGEVKTLPLIIKADVQGSYEALAQSLQKLSTPEVKVNIIHSAVGAISESDVNLAIASGAVMIGFNVRADAQSRRLAENNGVDIRYYNIIYQAVDDVKSALSGMLAPEKREQVIGMVEIRQVFVISKVGTIAGCYVHDGAVRRNSGVRVLRNNVVIHQGELDSLKRFKDDVKEVKSNFECGLSLKNYNDLKEGDMLEIFEVVEVARSL; translated from the coding sequence ATGTCAATTTCAAATGTCGCACAATTTGCTGATGAGCTAAAACTCAAGCCAGAGTTGTTGCTAGATCAGCTTAAAGCGGCTGGGGTCAACAAATCATCTATTAAAGATGAACTATCAGAGCACGATAAATCCCGGTTGCTGGATTATCTACGCCGTCAACACGGTGCAGGTGATGCATCCAAAAAAATTACGTTAACTCGTCGTCAAACGAGTGAAATTCGTCAATCAGATGGTTCTGGCCGTGCTCGTACCATTCAGGTTGAAGTAAAGAAAAAGCGTGTGTTTGAAAAGCGTGAAGCAGTAGTTGAGTCTGCAGTTGAAGCAGCTGCTGAAGAAGCTTTGAATGATGCCGCCGAAGTGGCAGAAGAATTGAGCACTGAGGTTGTTGCAGAGGTAGCTGAAGTTGTAGAGGCAGTTGTTGAAGTGCCTGTAGCCGTTGAAGAGCCTGCGCCAGAAGTGGTCGAAGTAGCTGCTGAACCTGTAGTTGAAGAGGTTGTTGTTGCAACCCCTGAGCCGGTTGTTGAAGCTGAGCCTGTGGTTGAAGCCGTTGCGCCTCAAGTTGAAGAAGTGGTAGAAGCGCCTCCAGTGGTTGTTGCAGAAGAAACAGACACGCGCGCTCGCCCACAAGGAACTCTGCACGTGAAACATTCTATTCTGACGCCAGAAGAAGTTGCTAGCCGCGAAGCTGAAGCTAAGCGCCAGCAAGAGCTACGTGCACGCCAAGACGCCGATCGCCTTGCTCGTCTAGAGCGCGAAGAGCGAATTAAGCGTGCTCAGGCTGCTCAGCAAGAGGCCGCTAATGCGCCAAAAGTTGAACAGGCTAAAGGTAACAAAGATGCCAAACCAGGTGCGAAACCTGCGAAACCAGCTACGCCACAAAAGCCAGCTGCAGCAGTGCAAGCCATGGTGGACAAGAAAGACAACAAACGTGGTGGCCGTGATGACCGTGAAGGTGATGGCGGTAAGAAGCGTGGTGGTCTGAAAGTTCGTGGCGCGACAGACGGTGGTACCGGTGATTGGAGAACGAAGAAGGGTGGCAAAAACCGTCACCAAGCTGATGTTCAACAATTCCAAGCGCCAACTGAACCAATTGTACGCGATATTGCTGTGCCTGAAACCATTACCGTGGCAGAACTTGCTCACAAGATGGCTGTGAAAGCAGCTGAAGTGATCAAGACCATGATGAAAATGGGTTCTATGGTCACGATTAACCAGGTGCTAGACCAAGAAACTGCCATGATTGTGGTAGAAGAAATGGGGCACGTGGCAAAGGCTGCTAAACTAGATGATCCAGAGTCATTGCTAGAAGCAACTGATGGCAACCAGCAAGAGTTTGCTAAATCTCATCGTGCACCAGTGGTGACAGTGATGGGTCACGTTGACCATGGTAAAACTTCGCTACTTGACCATATTCGCCGCGCGAAAGTGGCGTCTGGTGAGGCGGGTGGTATTACTCAGCACATCGGTGCGTATCACGTTGAAACTGAACGTGGCATGATTTCCTTCCTTGATACCCCAGGTCACGAAGCGTTTACCGCTATGCGTGCTCGCGGTGCGAAGGTAACTGACTTAGTTGTGTTGGTGGTTGCTGCGGATGATGGTGTGATGCCTCAAACGATTGAAGCGATCCACCATGCCAAAGCCGCTAATGTACCTATCGTGGTTGCGGTGAACAAGATTGATAAAGCGGAAGCAAACGCAGAGCGTATTCGCCAAGAGTTGACTCAGCACGAAGTGGTGCCAGAGGACTGGGGTGGCGACTCAATGTTTGTTGATGTTTCTGCAAAAACAGGTCTTGGCATTGATAACTTGCTAGAGGCGATTCTGTTGCAAGCCGAGGTGCTAGAGCTAACCGCCTCTCCAGAAGCGCCAGCTAAAGGTATTATTATCGAAGCCCGCTTGGATAAAGGTCGTGGTTCTGTTGCGACAATGTTGGTGACAGACGGTACGCTACGCCGTGGCGATATCGTTCTTGCTGGTGGCGTGTACGGCCGTGTCCGTGCGATGCTAGATGAGAACGGTAAGCAAATTAACGAAGCAGGTCCATCGATTCCTGTTGAAATCTTAGGCTTGTCTGAAGTGCCAAATGCTGGTGAAGATGCAATGGTACTGGCGGATGAGCGTAAAGCACGTGAAATTGCCTTGTTCCGTCAAGGTAAGTTCCGCGATGTGAAACTGGCTAAACAGCAAGCAGCTAAACTTGAAAATATGTTCGAGCAGATGGCTGAAGGCGAAGTGAAAACCTTGCCGTTGATCATCAAAGCAGACGTTCAAGGTTCTTACGAAGCGTTGGCACAGTCACTACAGAAACTGTCTACGCCAGAAGTAAAAGTGAACATTATTCACAGTGCGGTTGGTGCAATCAGTGAATCTGATGTGAACTTGGCAATTGCTTCTGGTGCGGTCATGATCGGCTTTAACGTACGTGCGGATGCACAATCACGCCGTCTGGCTGAAAATAATGGTGTAGATATTCGTTACTACAACATTATTTACCAAGCAGTAGATGATGTGAAATCTGCATTGTCTGGCATGTTGGCACCAGAAAAACGTGAACAAGTAATCGGTATGGTTGAGATCCGCCAAGTATTCGTGATCTCTAAAGTCGGTACGATTGCTGGTTGTTACGTGCATGATGGTGCGGTACGTCGTAACTCTGGCGTACGCGTATTGCGTAATAATGTGGTTATCCACCAAGGTGAACTCGATTCGCTCAAGCGCTTCAAAGATGATGTGAAAGAAGTGAAGAGCAACTTTGAGTGTGGTCTGTCACTGAAGAATTACAACGACCTGAAAGAAGGCGATATGTTGGAAATCTTCGAAGTGGTAGAGGTAGCCCGTTCACTGTAA
- the rbfA gene encoding 30S ribosome-binding factor RbfA, with protein sequence MSKHYSRSDRVAQQLQRDIAELIRAELDHPKASLITITDMEVTRDYSHAKVFYTFMGDAAETVEITAKLEQAKGFLRSELARGIKLFKMPELHFIYDHSIENGMHLDRLISEANQQHSDDE encoded by the coding sequence ATGTCCAAGCACTATTCGCGTTCTGATCGCGTTGCACAACAATTGCAGCGTGATATTGCCGAATTGATTCGTGCAGAGTTGGATCACCCTAAAGCATCGTTAATCACGATTACTGACATGGAAGTAACGCGTGATTACTCGCATGCCAAAGTGTTTTATACCTTTATGGGTGATGCAGCTGAAACAGTAGAAATTACGGCAAAGTTAGAGCAGGCAAAAGGATTCTTGCGCTCTGAATTGGCACGTGGCATTAAGCTTTTTAAAATGCCTGAATTGCATTTCATTTATGATCATTCGATTGAAAATGGTATGCATTTGGATCGTTTGATTTCTGAAGCGAATCAACAACATAGCGATGATGAGTAA
- the truB gene encoding tRNA pseudouridine(55) synthase TruB codes for MKRKIDGVLLIDKPYGWSSNKALMKTRWLLQAQKAGHTGVLDPLATGLLPICFGEATKYAQRWLDADKGYLATISLGQTMTTGDLEGEVLEIKPVTCTEADVHRVLSQFLGQISQVPPLYSALKHQGKPLYEYARAGQEIERQARTITIYELQLISCQLPVLEVAVRCSKGAYIRTLAEDIGKALGCGAHLSALRRTGTGGFDLSSSYTIEAVEALDMDAREALLLPVDLLLGDLPQLILPAAESIKLSHGQAVRHNGQPGQQRVYNPEGKFIGLGEIREGTLYPARMMGNA; via the coding sequence ATGAAGCGTAAGATTGATGGCGTTTTGTTGATTGATAAACCTTATGGTTGGTCTAGTAACAAAGCGTTGATGAAAACGCGTTGGTTGTTACAGGCTCAGAAAGCAGGGCATACAGGTGTACTAGATCCTTTAGCAACGGGATTATTGCCTATTTGCTTTGGTGAGGCGACTAAATATGCTCAGCGATGGCTAGATGCTGACAAAGGTTATTTGGCAACTATCTCTTTAGGTCAGACCATGACGACTGGTGACTTAGAGGGTGAGGTGTTGGAAATCAAGCCAGTTACCTGCACGGAAGCAGATGTTCACCGGGTATTAAGCCAGTTTTTAGGGCAAATTTCTCAGGTGCCTCCTCTGTATTCTGCGCTTAAGCACCAAGGTAAGCCGCTTTATGAGTATGCGCGTGCTGGTCAGGAAATTGAAAGACAAGCGCGCACAATTACTATTTATGAGTTACAATTGATATCTTGCCAACTTCCTGTGCTGGAAGTCGCTGTGCGTTGCTCTAAAGGCGCGTACATTCGAACACTAGCAGAGGATATTGGTAAAGCGTTGGGGTGTGGGGCGCATTTATCTGCACTTCGTCGCACAGGTACAGGTGGTTTTGATTTGTCTTCTTCGTATACGATTGAAGCAGTTGAAGCGCTTGATATGGACGCGCGAGAAGCGCTGCTATTACCGGTAGATCTGCTATTAGGCGATTTACCTCAATTGATTTTGCCTGCGGCAGAATCAATTAAGTTGTCTCATGGTCAGGCTGTGCGCCATAACGGTCAACCAGGGCAACAACGGGTATACAACCCTGAAGGAAAATTCATCGGTTTAGGTGAAATTCGTGAAGGTACGTTATATCCGGCGCGCATGATGGGAAACGCCTGA
- the rpsO gene encoding 30S ribosomal protein S15: MAFTVAQKAEVVKQYQRKDGDTGSSEVQVALLTARINDLTGHFKEHKKDHHSRRGLLRLVSRRRKLLDYLKRTDLDLYRSLIERLGLRK; encoded by the coding sequence ATGGCGTTTACCGTAGCCCAAAAAGCAGAAGTTGTTAAACAGTATCAGCGTAAAGATGGCGATACCGGTTCTTCAGAAGTACAAGTTGCTTTGTTGACCGCTCGTATCAACGATTTGACTGGCCACTTCAAAGAGCACAAAAAAGACCACCACTCTCGTCGTGGTTTGTTGCGCTTGGTTAGCCGTCGTCGTAAATTGCTGGACTACCTAAAACGTACAGATCTAGATCTATATCGTTCTCTGATCGAACGTCTAGGTCTGCGTAAGTAA
- the pnp gene encoding polyribonucleotide nucleotidyltransferase, whose amino-acid sequence MKLQLSSVKKSFQYGQHTVTLETGEIARQATGAVIASMGDTAVLVSVVAASSVKPGQDFFPLTVDYQERTYAAGKIPGGFFKREGRPSEKEILVSRLIDRPLRPLFPEGFFNDIQIVATVMSVDPQIDPDIPAMLGASAALAIAGVPFDGPIGAARVGFVDGQYVLCPTVDQLKNSSLDLVVAGTETAVLMVESEAKELPEDVMLGAVVFGHEQMQAAINAILDLAEEGGKDLWDWQAAASDEEMEARVAGLAQEGIANAYRIRNKQERSQALSELKEKVFAEVLTEDMGTERVNQIKNMFKSLEASVVRGQILAGEPRIDGRDTRTVRPIAIRSGVLPRTHGSVLFTRGETQALVVATLGTPQDVQTIDSIMGEYQDRFMLHYNFPPYSTGEVGRVGTPKRREIGHGNLAKRALKAVLPAQEDFAYTMRVVSEITESNGSSSMASVCGGCLSLMDAGVPLKSHVAGVAMGLIKEGNRFAVLTDILGDEDHLGDMDFKVAGTDTGVTALQMDIKINGITKEIMKVALDQAKAGRMHILGLMKEAVSGANEEVSQHAPRMYTMKINPEKIRDVIGKGGAVIRALTEETGTQINIEEDGTITIASVGAEGAALAKKRIEEITAEVEVGAIYTGPVVKLLEFGAIVNLIPNKDGLLHISQIAHERVNNVADYVKEGDTVTVKVLEIDEKGRVKLSMKALLPPPEKKAPAAPAEDAQG is encoded by the coding sequence TTGAAATTACAATTAAGCTCTGTGAAAAAAAGCTTTCAGTACGGCCAACATACCGTAACTTTAGAAACTGGTGAAATCGCTCGTCAAGCAACTGGCGCAGTGATTGCTAGCATGGGCGACACCGCTGTTTTAGTTAGTGTGGTAGCTGCATCTAGCGTCAAACCTGGTCAGGATTTCTTTCCTCTGACCGTTGATTACCAAGAACGTACATACGCTGCGGGTAAAATTCCTGGTGGCTTCTTTAAGCGTGAAGGCCGTCCTAGCGAGAAAGAAATTTTAGTTTCTCGTTTGATCGACCGTCCTCTACGTCCGTTATTCCCAGAAGGCTTCTTCAACGATATTCAAATCGTTGCGACCGTCATGTCTGTTGATCCACAGATCGATCCAGATATCCCTGCAATGTTGGGTGCTTCTGCTGCGTTGGCAATTGCTGGTGTGCCATTTGATGGTCCTATCGGTGCTGCACGTGTTGGTTTTGTGGATGGCCAATATGTATTGTGTCCAACAGTAGACCAATTGAAGAATTCATCATTGGATCTAGTGGTTGCTGGTACTGAAACCGCTGTATTAATGGTTGAGTCTGAAGCAAAAGAATTGCCTGAAGATGTGATGCTTGGCGCGGTTGTATTTGGTCACGAGCAAATGCAAGCTGCGATCAATGCAATCCTAGACTTGGCTGAAGAAGGTGGCAAAGATCTTTGGGATTGGCAAGCAGCTGCTTCTGACGAAGAAATGGAAGCGCGCGTTGCAGGTCTTGCACAAGAAGGCATTGCAAACGCTTATCGTATTCGTAACAAACAAGAACGTTCTCAAGCCCTGTCTGAATTAAAAGAAAAAGTGTTTGCAGAAGTCCTGACTGAAGACATGGGCACCGAACGTGTTAACCAGATCAAGAACATGTTCAAATCGCTAGAAGCTAGCGTTGTTCGTGGTCAGATCTTGGCTGGTGAGCCACGTATCGACGGTCGTGATACACGTACCGTTCGTCCAATCGCTATTCGTTCTGGTGTCTTGCCACGTACACACGGTTCTGTGTTGTTTACTCGCGGTGAAACACAGGCATTAGTGGTTGCTACGCTAGGTACGCCACAAGACGTACAAACAATTGATTCGATCATGGGCGAATACCAAGATCGTTTCATGTTGCATTACAACTTCCCTCCGTACTCTACCGGTGAAGTGGGCCGTGTTGGTACGCCAAAACGCCGCGAAATTGGCCATGGCAACTTGGCTAAACGTGCGTTGAAGGCTGTATTGCCAGCGCAAGAAGATTTCGCATACACCATGCGTGTTGTGTCTGAGATCACTGAATCTAACGGTTCTTCTTCAATGGCTTCTGTTTGTGGCGGTTGTTTGTCACTAATGGACGCAGGTGTGCCACTAAAATCACACGTTGCTGGTGTAGCAATGGGCTTGATTAAAGAAGGCAACCGCTTTGCTGTGTTGACCGATATCTTGGGTGATGAAGATCACCTAGGCGATATGGACTTTAAAGTAGCGGGTACCGATACTGGTGTGACCGCACTTCAGATGGACATCAAGATCAACGGTATTACTAAAGAGATCATGAAAGTGGCATTGGACCAAGCAAAAGCTGGCCGTATGCACATTCTTGGTTTGATGAAAGAAGCCGTTTCTGGTGCTAACGAAGAAGTGTCTCAACACGCTCCTCGTATGTACACCATGAAGATCAATCCGGAAAAAATCCGTGATGTGATTGGTAAAGGTGGTGCAGTGATTCGTGCGCTAACGGAAGAAACTGGCACACAGATCAATATCGAAGAAGATGGTACGATCACGATTGCTTCTGTTGGTGCTGAAGGCGCTGCATTGGCGAAAAAACGTATCGAAGAAATTACCGCTGAAGTTGAAGTCGGCGCAATCTATACTGGCCCAGTAGTAAAACTGCTTGAGTTCGGTGCGATTGTTAACCTAATTCCTAACAAAGATGGTTTGCTACACATCAGCCAGATTGCTCACGAACGCGTGAACAATGTTGCTGACTATGTGAAAGAAGGCGATACCGTTACTGTTAAGGTATTGGAAATCGACGAAAAAGGTCGTGTGAAATTGTCTATGAAGGCATTGTTACCACCTCCTGAGAAAAAAGCACCTGCAGCGCCAGCTGAAGATGCTCAAGGTTAA
- a CDS encoding aminotransferase-like domain-containing protein, translated as MWLPDLSTYSGPRYLALVSAIEFDIRNGKLQPGERLPPQRLLADLLGVHLSTVTRAYKTAISQHLVYAAMGNGTFVSHPNAAPKLFSLAKHESTWIDLSVSTYPIHADDQDLSETLQHLCQTRSLAHTMAYRQWDDWQPIKDALANWFEHQHQTGKVNTSDLTLCTGAQHALTEVLASFVSKGESILCESLTYPGLKTVATQLGIRLIGIPMSKTGIDLIQLEKKLKQGGIRTLVLMPTLHNPTTMTMPIAEREALAALIRRYPITVIEEDVYGPFAKHPQPAMVSICPEKVIYISGLSKTVAPGLRIGAIFDPGKQLPFGEGHWHSTSWYVNPLQADIAEEWLKTGTALKRLQKQKKEMHLRHQIADSFIGQSETDEHFSPHRWLHTQTEQQSHILANLLLSHGIRVASDRVFSTTATPSPSGIRMALASAPDHARLREAMQIIAEVRTRL; from the coding sequence ATGTGGTTACCCGATCTCAGCACCTATTCAGGACCTCGCTATCTTGCGCTCGTCTCTGCAATTGAATTTGATATTCGAAATGGCAAACTACAACCGGGAGAACGCCTTCCGCCACAAAGATTGCTAGCCGATTTATTGGGTGTACATTTATCTACCGTCACCCGGGCTTATAAGACAGCTATTAGCCAGCATCTAGTCTATGCGGCCATGGGAAATGGCACCTTTGTTTCTCACCCAAATGCAGCACCGAAATTATTTTCCTTAGCCAAACATGAATCTACCTGGATAGATCTATCCGTTAGCACCTATCCGATTCATGCAGACGACCAAGATCTATCAGAAACCCTGCAACATCTTTGTCAAACCAGATCACTCGCCCACACCATGGCTTATCGACAATGGGATGATTGGCAACCAATCAAAGATGCTTTAGCGAATTGGTTTGAACACCAACACCAAACGGGGAAAGTAAATACAAGCGATTTAACACTATGCACAGGCGCACAGCACGCTTTAACAGAAGTACTCGCTAGTTTCGTATCCAAAGGAGAAAGTATCCTCTGCGAATCCCTTACCTACCCAGGTTTAAAAACGGTCGCTACGCAATTAGGCATTCGATTAATCGGCATTCCCATGTCTAAAACGGGGATCGACTTAATTCAACTAGAGAAGAAATTAAAACAAGGCGGTATTCGTACACTGGTGCTAATGCCAACTTTGCATAATCCGACCACCATGACGATGCCGATTGCAGAGAGAGAAGCCTTAGCTGCGCTCATTCGACGCTACCCCATCACCGTCATAGAAGAAGATGTATACGGCCCTTTTGCCAAACACCCACAACCAGCAATGGTTTCTATTTGCCCCGAAAAAGTAATCTACATTAGTGGCCTATCTAAAACAGTAGCGCCAGGCCTAAGAATTGGTGCCATTTTTGATCCAGGTAAACAATTACCATTTGGTGAAGGACATTGGCACAGCACAAGTTGGTATGTAAACCCGCTACAAGCAGATATTGCAGAAGAGTGGCTGAAGACAGGCACCGCATTAAAGCGACTACAAAAACAAAAGAAGGAAATGCATTTGCGGCATCAAATTGCGGATTCGTTTATTGGACAATCTGAAACAGATGAGCACTTTAGCCCACACCGTTGGTTACATACGCAAACCGAACAACAAAGTCACATTCTTGCTAATTTATTGCTCTCACACGGTATTCGCGTTGCTTCAGACAGGGTTTTTAGTACCACCGCTACACCCAGCCCATCCGGCATCCGTATGGCACTTGCGTCAGCCCCAGATCATGCACGCTTAAGAGAGGCGATGCAAATCATTGCAGAAGTAAGAACTCGATTATAA